One genomic region from Sphingobacterium sp. UGAL515B_05 encodes:
- a CDS encoding YceI family protein, whose product MTTFNIQTESSTVNWTGKKVLGLHTGTIQIKNGFLSFENDEIIDGEIHIDMTSIVITDISDKSIYMEFFHHLNHDDFFSVDQFKKASLKIRNGRKENTHYIISGDLTIKDITQPIHFTATVEIFNDFLHALGEIKIDRTLYNIRYGSGKFIPNLGDKLIYDEFVLQFKLVGQR is encoded by the coding sequence TCAAACAGAAAGCAGCACTGTCAATTGGACAGGGAAGAAAGTTCTAGGCTTACACACAGGAACTATTCAAATCAAAAATGGTTTTTTGAGTTTTGAAAACGATGAGATCATCGATGGAGAAATACATATTGACATGACTTCAATTGTAATCACCGATATTTCTGACAAATCTATTTACATGGAATTTTTTCATCATTTAAACCACGATGATTTTTTCTCGGTCGATCAATTTAAGAAAGCATCTTTGAAAATCAGGAATGGGAGAAAGGAAAATACGCATTACATTATTAGTGGCGATTTGACCATTAAGGACATTACACAGCCCATTCATTTTACGGCAACTGTGGAAATATTTAACGATTTCTTGCATGCATTGGGCGAAATCAAAATTGATCGTACATTGTACAATATTCGGTATGGGTCAGGAAAGTTTATTCCGAATTTGGGCGACAAATTGATTTATGATGAGTTTGTACTACAGTTCAAATTAGTTGGGCAACGCTAA
- a CDS encoding nitronate monooxygenase, with the protein MWTKTKFTKLLGIDLPLVQGPFGGKLSSEDLTALVSNKGGLGSYGGQPYGAAELISISRGIKKLTAKPFNINLWVNGQDATAGDFDESKFQQVIKLLEPYFEEVGAEPPTFPLQGSPKFEEQIEAIFEIKPTVFSFVYGIPAEAILEKCRSLGIITIGTATTLDEAIAIEHAGVDAVVATGFDAGGHRVSFLDKPEESLIGTFSLIPQVADTVKIPIIAAGGIADARGVKAAMALGADAVQIGTAFLATRQSGASKIHREKLFSKEARYTTLTKVFTGRLSRGIKNRLTEELKEFQNSFAPYPLQGKIVGKLGAYPANSESNPELKSFWAGQAASILQYHDAEKLIATIIAEMER; encoded by the coding sequence ATGTGGACAAAAACAAAATTCACTAAACTTCTTGGAATAGATTTACCCCTCGTTCAAGGTCCCTTTGGTGGAAAATTATCCTCGGAGGATCTTACAGCACTAGTTTCAAATAAGGGTGGATTGGGATCTTACGGTGGGCAGCCTTATGGTGCTGCCGAACTAATTTCTATTTCTAGAGGCATCAAAAAATTGACCGCAAAACCATTTAACATTAATCTATGGGTTAATGGTCAAGATGCTACGGCAGGAGATTTTGATGAAAGCAAGTTCCAGCAAGTTATCAAACTTTTGGAGCCATACTTTGAAGAGGTCGGTGCAGAACCACCCACATTTCCTTTGCAAGGTAGCCCTAAGTTTGAAGAGCAGATTGAAGCTATTTTTGAGATAAAGCCAACGGTTTTTAGTTTTGTTTATGGCATACCCGCTGAAGCAATTTTGGAGAAATGCCGGAGCTTAGGGATCATAACGATAGGAACTGCTACTACGTTAGATGAAGCTATCGCGATAGAACATGCAGGAGTAGATGCTGTGGTAGCCACAGGATTTGATGCAGGTGGGCATCGGGTTTCATTTTTGGATAAACCTGAGGAAAGTTTAATAGGAACGTTTTCATTGATTCCGCAAGTCGCGGATACTGTAAAAATCCCTATTATAGCCGCTGGCGGTATTGCCGATGCCCGTGGGGTAAAAGCGGCAATGGCATTAGGTGCCGATGCGGTGCAAATAGGAACTGCTTTTCTGGCTACCCGGCAATCTGGAGCAAGTAAAATACATCGTGAAAAATTATTCTCAAAAGAAGCCCGTTATACAACATTGACCAAAGTTTTTACTGGAAGGTTATCACGAGGAATAAAAAACCGCTTGACAGAGGAGTTAAAAGAATTTCAAAATAGTTTTGCCCCTTATCCATTACAAGGGAAAATAGTTGGTAAACTGGGAGCGTATCCTGCAAATTCCGAATCGAATCCTGAATTGAAATCGTTTTGGGCAGGTCAGGCAGCCTCTATTCTCCAATATCATGATGCAGAAAAATTGATTGCAACTATTATTGCTGAAATGGAAAGATAA
- a CDS encoding Crp/Fnr family transcriptional regulator: protein MENKYNLLKEHIENVVALTEEEFAFIRACFIYKHYKKSECIFKEGEEVKYLYFVLSGLLKLYYTDENIKEHIVSFAMEDWWETDVSAFYTNGNASFTLECLENTELLCLSLDDFDRLCNHLQKMERFFLRKSIAGHIGSQQRILSFLTSGAKERYEQLIARNPALIQRIPKSLLASYLGVSRETLSRLFS, encoded by the coding sequence ATGGAAAATAAATATAATTTATTAAAAGAACATATAGAGAACGTTGTTGCGCTTACCGAAGAAGAGTTTGCATTTATAAGAGCATGTTTTATTTACAAGCACTATAAAAAATCTGAATGTATTTTTAAGGAAGGCGAAGAGGTAAAATATCTATACTTCGTATTGTCGGGGCTTCTTAAACTTTATTATACCGATGAAAATATTAAGGAGCATATTGTTTCATTTGCAATGGAAGATTGGTGGGAAACGGACGTTTCTGCCTTTTATACAAATGGAAATGCTTCATTTACTTTGGAATGCCTAGAGAACACTGAATTACTATGTCTATCGTTGGATGATTTTGATCGATTGTGCAATCATTTACAAAAGATGGAGCGCTTTTTCCTACGCAAATCAATTGCGGGCCATATAGGTTCGCAGCAGCGCATCCTATCTTTTTTAACTTCAGGTGCCAAAGAAAGATATGAGCAGTTGATTGCCCGAAATCCGGCATTGATACAAAGAATCCCAAAATCGCTGCTTGCTTCTTACCTAGGTGTGTCCAGGGAAACGTTAAGTCGCCTGTTTTCCTGA
- a CDS encoding RidA family protein, with the protein MEKKVINPWKWQDARNYVQAIEVKHADSTLYVSGQCAINDEGISSIADMRRQIFHTIENLEKVILQSGYEVKDLVRLNIYTTDSSELFENFDVIQQWLSKNKVQQSSTVLEVKALFETLKIELEATLAR; encoded by the coding sequence ATGGAAAAGAAAGTAATCAATCCCTGGAAATGGCAGGATGCCAGAAATTATGTGCAGGCAATTGAAGTTAAACATGCAGATTCAACTTTATATGTATCAGGACAATGTGCCATTAATGATGAGGGAATATCGAGTATTGCTGATATGAGAAGGCAGATTTTTCATACTATTGAAAATCTTGAAAAAGTTATTCTACAAAGTGGTTATGAAGTTAAAGATCTTGTCCGACTAAATATCTACACCACCGATTCTTCTGAATTATTTGAAAACTTCGATGTTATTCAACAGTGGCTTAGCAAAAATAAAGTACAGCAGAGTAGTACAGTGTTGGAAGTCAAGGCACTTTTTGAAACTTTAAAGATAGAACTTGAAGCAACTCTTGCCCGATAA